A window from Leishmania mexicana MHOM/GT/2001/U1103 complete genome, chromosome 33 encodes these proteins:
- a CDS encoding putative amastin-like surface protein: MAYSVPLILYVIIQLAALLLLLVGTPIEMFRVMVPNGDPICITLWGSPYTCRSSDYLLYIEMLYGTCPSRVSRFRVAQAFVIISIAVYLAAFTAGLTLLFCCSFLRVVCLALNVVGAGTLCVVWVAMVVTYNKVDGPQCSRLKDRGTLGVGLILLVVAWILDIINIIFLLIPSQVRESVESVNSKEYTEQE, translated from the coding sequence ATGGCGTACAGTGTCCCCCTCATTCTGTACGTGATCATCCAgttggcggcgctcctcttgctgctggtgggaACGCCGATCGAGATGTTTCGCGTGATGGTTCCAAATGGCGATCCCATTTGCATCACCCTGTGGGGTAGTCCTTATACGTGCAGGTCCAGTGACTACTTACTCTACATCGAGATGCTATATGGGACTTGCCCCTCCCGTGTCTCGCGTTTCCGCGTTGCACAGGCGTTCGTCatcatctccatcgccgtGTACTTGGCGGCGTTTACTGCAGGCCTTACTTTGCTgttctgctgctctttcctccgcgtggtctgcctggcgctgaacgtGGTTGGCGCTGGCAccttgtgcgttgtgtgggtgGCCATGGTGGTGACGTACAACAAGGTCGATGGCCCACAGTGCTCCAGGCTGAAGGATCGCGGCACCCTTGGCGTCGGGCTCATTCTCCTGGTGGTGGCCTGGATACTGGATATCATCAACATCATCTTCCTGCTGATACCGTCACAGGTGAGGGAATCAGTTGAGAGTGTGAACTCGAAGGAATACACAGAGCAAGAATAG
- a CDS encoding tuzin-like protein — MRRGFAGNCLCGFGGRNRAGAAALSRVSLFGCRLPAASGGCGGVVCVLSHGGHWRECEGXTPGPLPSPRKRWNSLEGLLAGVGPTHPASVFDDGPVALGRLVSKLS, encoded by the coding sequence ATGCGGCGAGGCTTCGCCGGCAATTGTCTGTGCGGATTTGGCGGCAGAAAccgtgcgggtgcggctgcatTGTCTAGAGTCTCTTTGTTCGGCTGCCGGTTGCCGGCGGCGAgtggcggatgcggcggcgtggtCTGTGTGTTGTCGCACGGCGGTCACTGGCGTGAGTGTGAGGGGNGCACGCCTGGCCCTCTGCCGTCACCGAGAAAGCGGTGGAATAGTCTGGAAGGGCTCTTGGCTGGTGTGGGTCCGACGCACCCGGCCAGCGTTTTCGACGACGGGCCCGTGGCTCTCGGACGCCTCGTGAGCAAATTGTCGG
- a CDS encoding putative amastin-like surface protein — MALFQDPSSRWCLNAPMTYSVLLLVYVILQFIAFFFVLVATPIEMFRVGGPPGNTVCITLWGRKVSCTSLGYSYFVETIWRDCINRRNRFRAAQGCAFISILVYGGAFVASFAILYGYSFIRWVCLALNVVGIVSVCIVWAAMAVSYKKKDGLCSAIKDDGTYGAGFVLFVIAWILDIINTVILLLPCTVTESDEDKHTKQPAAEE; from the coding sequence ATGGCTCTGTTCCAGGACCCATCGTCTCGGTGGTGTCTGAATGCGCCCATGACCTACAgtgttctcctcctcgtgtaCGTGATCCTGCAGTTCATCGCGTTCTTTTTCGTGCTTGTGGCCACGCCCATCGAGATGTTCCGCGTGGGAGGTCCACCGGGCAATACCGTTTGCATCACGCTCTGGGGCCGCAAGGTGTCATGCACATCGCTCGGGTACAGTTATTTTGTTGAAACTATATGGCGTGACTGTATCAACCGACGTAATCGTTTTCGCGCTGCTCAGGGATGTGCCTTCATTTCGATTCTGGTATACGGCGGGGCGTTCGTCGCCAGTTTTGCAATCCTGTACGGCTACTCTTTCATTCGCTGGGtgtgcctggcgctgaacgtGGTTGGCATAGTGTCGGTGTGCATTGTGTGGGCGGCCATGGCGGTGTCGTACAAGAAGAAAGACGGTCTCTGCTCCGCCATTAAAGATGACGGCACATATGGTGCCGGCTTTGTTCTCTTTGTGATTGCGTGGATACTGGATATCATCAACACGGTgatcctgctgctcccgtgcACGGTTACGGAGAGTGACGAGGATAAGCACACCAAGCAACCGGCAGCGGAAGAGTAG